Proteins encoded together in one Portunus trituberculatus isolate SZX2019 chromosome 39, ASM1759143v1, whole genome shotgun sequence window:
- the LOC123515463 gene encoding serine-rich adhesin for platelets-like has protein sequence MDNVTTTSTSTAITTPSSTTTTTTTNNNNPFTTISMPITSTTTISSHIPTTTTATTTTINESLPVTSLTDSASLRRETTTTTNITDSTSGEPIETTTTTTITSLNSTTSFSTTTATTADTTTPLTETASPNTTNTTTTIGITTDNTTPFSTTITNITTTPFNITNTTPTTTTQASTTIPLLHTHFTITPTTTNTINTTVTPSTTSELIYNTTIMQTNILTTNTTPTTITSTPIITSTTDTTTTTSTTTPTTNTIPTTSPSIITTSPAPTTTTTTPTTTTTAATTTSTTTTTEPNFHAETTRNTKEESVETRDEYEGGWEDTRGDDSTKFVDDHYLRRRRRADNVDEKEKMLKGQGTDSRRNENTATLNYRNAKSYKRDLRYRRASETEKGKFEKRQGEDSRRNDNTAKVITAKTYEHYLRRYKRTDDAEKEKKKKRVLEERQRENSRRNEKRMKTNYFRRTQRTSDEEGKEKDERAFEERLENSTPNNNTKSRNRMATTKKHYIRKRREIEDEEDTEEEENGETENELATSFNTTWWQRLGTCLTSVQIILMEVDVTVTHEVHVASLWNVAEALDALVEEGAALRVLEGDVMSVELREATENVNQLRENLVNVTQVVETAISSAKAWQAAMLSGVCGVLGVCVVVMVVALAARRPCRRRGILHINPKGNRYPSRSKTPTHVYLDNTSPVSTKSFVTHAWRTLRRHRHHLHHHRDSRRPMIPLEFLSHQSEAAGSTG, from the exons ATGGATAATGTCACCACCACAAGTACATCCACTGCAATCACCACtccatcttccaccaccacgaccaccaccaccaacaacaacaatccatTCACCACTATTAGTATGCCCATCACTTCTACAACCACAATCTCGTCAcatattcctactactactactgccactactaccacaattaaTGAATCTCTACCTGTTACTTCCTTAACTGATTCTGCTTCCTTGAGACGtgaaactaccactactacaaacaTTACTGATTCAACTAGTGGTGAGCCAATCGAAACAacgactactacaactattacttcaCTAAACAGCACTACTTCTTTCTCTaccacaactgctactactgctgatacCACCACGCCACTAACTGAAACTGCATCACCtaacaccaccaataccaccacaacaattgGTATTACGACTGACAATACAACACCGTTCTCTACCACGATTACTAATATCACGACTACACCATTTAATATCACTAACACCACACCCACGACCACCACACAAGCTTCTACCACGATTCCATTGCTCCACACCCATTTCACTATCACACcaaccactactaacaccattaacaccaccgTCACTCCATCAACAACCTCTGAATTAAtctacaacaccaccatcatgcaAACCAACAttctcaccacaaacaccacaccaacCACTATCACCAGTACTCCTATCATCACATCTACGActgatactaccaccaccacctccaccaccacacctactactaataccataCCAACCACTAGTCCTTCCATTATCACTACCAGCCCtgcacctactactaccactactactcctactacaaccaccactgctgctactactacttccactaccaccacaactgaaCCCAACTTCCACGCTGAAACCACAAGAAACACGAAAGAAGAGAGCGTAGAGACGAGAGATGAGTAtgagggaggatgggaagatACGAGAGGTGATGACTCCACGAAATTTGTCGATGACCACTACTTAAGAAGACGCAGAAGAGCTGACAATgtagacgagaaagagaagatgttaAAAGGACAGGGAACGGACTCAAGACGGAATGAGAACACGGCAACATTGAACTACCGCAATGCTAAGTCTTACAAACGCGACTTGAGATACAGACGAGCTAGCGAGACGGAAAAGGGAAAGTTTgagaagagacagggagaggattCGAGACGGAATGACAACACAGCGAAGGTAATCACTGCGAAGACCTACGAACATTACTTGAGGAGATACAAACGGACTGATGAtgcagaaaaggagaaaaagaagaagagagtacTTGAGGAAAGACAGCGAGAGAATTCAAGACGCaatgagaagaggatgaagactaACTATTTTCGAAGAACACAACGAACAAgtgatgaagaagggaaagagaaggatgaacgAGCATTTGAAGAACGCTTAGAAAATTCAAcacccaacaacaacacaaagtcTAGAAACCGAATGGCGACGACGAAAAAACACTATATCAGAAAACGCAGAGAAATCGAGGATGAAGAAgacacagaagaggaagaaaacggagaaacagaaaacgaactAGCCACATCTTTCAACACAACATGGTGGCAGCGACTCGGCACTTGTCTAACTTCCGTGCAAATTATTCTAATGGAAGTGGATGTGACTGTGACCCATGAAGTCCACGTGGCCAGCCTGTGGAACGTTGCAGAGGCCTTGGACGCGTTAGTGGAGGAGGGCGCTGCGTTGAGAGTACTTGAAGGGGATGTTATGAGCGTTGAATTGCGAGAGGCGACGGAAAATGTGAATCAGCTTAGAGAGAATCTGGTGAACGTGACGCAGGTTGTGGAGACTGCCATCTCTAGTGccaag GCGTGGCAGGCGGCGATGCTGTCCGGCGTGTGTGGGGTGctgggcgtgtgtgtggtggtgatggtggtggcccTCGCAGCGCGCAGACCATGCAGGCGGCGAGGTATTCTGCACATCAATCCCAAGGgaaacag gtaTCCAAGCCGCAGCAAGACTCCCACACACGTCTACCTGGACAATACCTCGCCCGTTTCCACCAAGTCCTTCGTCACGCACGCCTGGAGGACCCTACGccgccatcgccaccacctccaccaccaccgtgacaGCCGCCGTCCGATGATCCCTCTGGAGTTTCTCTCGCACCAATCTGAGGCTGCCGGAAGTACTGGCTGA